In Salvia miltiorrhiza cultivar Shanhuang (shh) chromosome 4, IMPLAD_Smil_shh, whole genome shotgun sequence, the DNA window TAAATTTGCTAATCTAAAATAATTAACCTATTTAACACCTTAATTAAATAATCCTACCCAACCCACTAAATAACCTATATCGGCCCATTTGTAACCTAGGGTTTCTATCTTATTTCTTTCCCTTTTTGGGAAAACCTATCCTTTGCCGATCTTGTTCTTCTTCGtcgatcttcttcttcttcattgaACTATGTCTGAATCACAGATATACGATAATTTTCTCCGGGCTTCACCATCGTTGGAGAGCGATTAGGGATCCATCGACCTCCCATCCATGGAATCGGTGGCAAAATCCTATGCCTCCTTCCTTGGGCTTGAGGTGCTGGAAACTGAGTCCATGGAGCCGGAAACGGAGTTCTCAGTGCCGGAAACAGAATCCATGGTGCCGAAAACAGAGTTCTCCCAACAGTCGTGGCGAGCTACTGAATCTAGGGTTCCGTTGCCTCGATCTAAGATCCATTTGCTCCCGGCGACTAGATCTACTATAGATCGGGTCCCGACGACCCGATCTCTTGAAGCTAGGGTTCCGAAACTCGGATCTCTGGAAGAGGCAGAGTTCTACAACTTCGCCCAATATGAGGATGAAAAATTGACGAAATGGGTGGGCATCTTTGAGGCGGTAATCCTCAATGATGGGGGCTATGGCGCTTGGCTTGCTAGCGGTGGCCGGACCGTGGATGAACCtccgctgccgccgccaccgcccTTCGTGCGAAATGAGCCGGATGCCTCTGTCCGTGCTCGGAGGCTGCAAACcctagaaatttatttttcgggTCACCTACATCTCCTCTAATCGGGTGAAAtcgttctttgtggatttgtgTATATTTTACTGCTTGTGGGGGCTGGTGATGCCTTAGTGATGTTCTTGAACTGATTTATGTTCCTATTACTATGTGTGTGGGCCGTTTATGCCATTTGTTGGTTATTGAACTGATTTTGAATGGATGATACTACATTGATCCATGCTTGATCCAATGATGAAACTTTTCTGAGGATTTGTGTTGCTTTACTGCTTTTGGGGGCTGGTGATGCCTTGGTGATGTTCTTGAACTGATTTATGTTCCTATTACTATGTGTGTGGGCCGTTTATGCCATTTGTTGGTTATTGAACTGATTTTGAATGGATGATACTACATTGATCCATGTTTGATCCGATGATGAAACTTTTCTGAGGATTTGTGTTGCTTTACTGCTTTTAGGGGCTGGTGATGCCTTGGTGATGTTCTTGAACTGATTTATGAGGATTGTGTATGTTTTACTCCTTTTGGGGGTTGGTGATGCCTTGGTGATGTTCTTGAACTGATTTATGAGGATTTGTGTATATTTTACTACTTTTGGGGGCTGGTGATGCCTTGGTGATGTTCTTGAACTGATTATGAACAATGATACTGCATGAATCTAAATAAAATGCCCTATGATGAGTATTTGCTGAGGGCAGGGGTTATACATATTGATGAGCCACCACTAGGTTGTAAGCCTAGTTTTGGAGGTACATTAGGTGTATAGCAACTAAATAAACATGATTTACATTTCAAACAAGTCAAAAAGAAAGATTAGCATCTGTTTGGGTTTGTAAACCTTAACAAAAAGTTATGCTTCCTACTATCCTAACTAATAACCACCTGTTGTAGCCTTTGCCTTAGTACATCCATGCTGCCTTGACCTAGCTCTTCAATGTCCTGCATTGTTTCATGTACTAGCTGTTCAGGAACACCTAGTACATTTGGTAGAATATGCAGCATGCTTAATCTTTCCTTGTTCATATGGGGGATCTTATAGTTGTTGCCCCCTTTGTCTTTGATGATTTCATGGTAGCAACTCTGTAATGTGAGGAATACATGATTAAGCTTCTCTGGAGGGTACTCTTCATAAGCTTCTTGCACATTCTTGAGTAGTTCTTCCACATTCTTGGCTGGTTTCTAGTCTTTCAATGTCTGAATTGCCCTAAAAAAACCAAGGTCATTCACGTTGGTGTCCGGGGAATTAGCAGGTTGGCAGACAAGTTGGATATTAAATCCATCTTGTCTTGCAACTGCTAAAAACTCCGGGTCATCAGGCTTTATATGTGGCTTTGCATTGTCTTGTTGGATTAATATCTCCTTGCTTGCAAATTCAGGCCATTTGGCCTTAAAATAAGGAACCATCTGTCAACAATTGAAACATAAGCTATATGATGAATTCATAATTAGAAATCTGATAGCAAAACATAAATAAACGAACCTTTGTGATCATGCAGTCCCTAATTATAGGTTTAGTGATGTTTGGAATGGGTTTTACTTCCAATGTGCTTTTGATCCTGTTCTTTGAATTCCTCTTTACTGCCTCCTCGGTTATGAAGGGATAAATCCCTAGTTTACCATCAAAAAGAATGTTTCCTTGTGCATCTATGATTGGCCTTGCCACAACACACATAAACATTATTTTATCGATAAATCTCTTTAATTTGCAACTCCTATAAGGTTCTTTTTCACCAGGTAACAGGTAGTATCTGTCCTTACACTTTGTTAAATAAAACCACTTCTCATCAATGTGTATTGTATTGAACATGGATTGAAATTTAATGAACCCCCCTTCATTTACTGCACTTAGTTGATTTGGGCTCCATTTAAGCTTACATAGCTTATTTTCAGAGGTCAAGAAAGGCTTGATTGCATTTGTATGAGGTTTAAGCttcttttctttcacccacACATGCACAAGTGATTTACTAACCCCTAGATTACTTGCCATCACTCTTATGGACGATCTCTGTAACACAGACAATTTCTTCACCTTTTCTGCATCTATCTTCCATTTATCTTTGTGTCCTAACCCTTTCTTCATTGATTTCAACTGAATAGGTAACCCGAGGGCTTGTTGTGAGTTGGCAGATTTCCAAATCGTCCAAACGGTCATCAAGTCGACGTGGAACTGCTCGGCAGCCTGCTTCTTCGCACCATAATGGAGCTTTCCTTGTGTGCTGTGTTGGAGCAGCCATTGAGCCAAAGAATTTCTGGCTTCATTAGTTAACTTAGGCCTAGCTCATAAATTTGACATTTTCTCTTTTGTATTGAATGTTGGGACAGCAGTAAGTGCCCCTATTTATTGTTGTTTAGAAGTTAGGTGAGTCTTCCAAAATTCCCTCCAAAATTTTCGGTCCTTGTAATCTGATAATTTTGGAATGGTTAGTAAAAATAACATCTTTTGCCTCCTAAACTTGGCGCCAACTTTACTGATTTATTTGTAgcacttttttttaattccagcCAACttgtttaattaagtttatttaaTGGGCAGTTTATTTAATGTGCAATTTATTTAATGggcagtttatttaattaaatttatttaatggtAGAAAATAAGTGGaatctaaaataaataaggaataaaaaggatgtaaataatttaagtaaatcaaaaggaaaaagaatgaGAAGGGTGTAAATACCTTTATGCTAAAGATTAAGAAAAGTAAACAAAAGTCATTAATACTACCCTTTTATCCCAcccacaacacctttttcaactttcttagtctccgtgtcgaaccccaactgggagtttatttcatggatggagggagtattatgatTACAAGATCAGACGTGCTAAGCTAGTTGAGATATAATGATAAGGTAAAAATATTAGATACCATATTAAAAGATACGTTTCACCTTAATTAGTGGAAGAGGACGGTTAtaataaaatggaaaaagacAAAATAATCCTTAAGCTGACCAAAAACGTGGGAATGGTATAATCATATTTCAGCCATTATATTATGAAAATGATGGTTGTGATAAGTTCCTAGTTCTTACAAAATAATTGAGTTCTCACAGGAGCCTCCctctatatgtgtgtgtgtgggctaaaataagtacacttcttaagatattaaataagaatcattttcagctcttagatcatcaagatttacggttgattcatcattctgttggatgaattcgtggtcctgagttcgaaatCCAAAGagagcaaaaatttatttttcgcaattcatacctttatacagcgaattcatatgtattctacataaaattcatacatttttcctaattcttatttcttattttaagaggtgctctcacggtagcccgtccctatatatatatatatatgtatatatatataaagaagttAGTATATGAAAATTTAAAGAATCTAATGAAATATGAGTCTTACACGAGTATTACTAAttaccaatttttaaaaatttatataataaaagtCATGCCCATAAACATCATCTATATACTAAATGGATATTTGGTTGATTaattgagaaatgaaaatgaccAACAAAGATTAAtcccgaaaaataaaatttgttaaTTCATTGTTACTATAACACAAGTTTTATTATAAACGAGAAAATTCTAGGTATGTTACATAGGTAAAATCCATTATTTGAAaaacttaattattttatgtttaattataaaattagtaaactaaaaaataacataaaaaagaataaatttattaattcattgttCTAATATATGGACTTCTATTATATGACAAACTTAGTTATTGGCTAAATTATTAttagttaaattaaattaaaattttgataaaaaaaaatataaccaTTTATTTGgtaaattacttaattaattagctAAATTAAATTCAAGGTTTAATACATATGTAGAATGAGATATTACACATAACTATTTATATAGGCTTTATTCAAGGTGTAGTATGATTAAGAAACAATATGGGATAGAAGTTATGAGGAAATAAAAATGGAGAAAAATAAGAATTCaggaaaattgagaaaaatataAGTGATGAAATTCTAGGTATGCCACACAGGTCAAactcattttcttattataaaGTAGATACTATACTTGGAGAGCAAGTGTTGAAGGCTACAGAACGAACGTGCTGGAAAGAACATGGGATAAAACATAGAAGATTTAATTCGAAAATCGAATTAAAATATTAACTCTTAACAATATGAAATTATTTGATAAGTTAGGCAATGTCATGTTCGGATGGGAAGCTTCATCTGGATAGTCTTGAGTTGTTAACAGAGAGCTTCCATGTTTGAAATCCGGCATTATCTATCTTGAACGAACTGGCGTTCCGGTGGCCACCACCTCCATATTTCTGATTGAAATTCAATAATAGCATGTCTTTACACTCTCCCAAGAATATTAGTTTGGAAAACAGAACTTACCTGTGATATGGGTGTAGTGTCCTCGTCACCAATACTCCTTAGGCTAATTTTCAACAGTGAGTCATTCTCAAGTTCAGGAACTCTGTAAACAACAGCTCCAATTCCCCTAAAGATAAAGGATAATGGGAAAGATAAGAATGATGAAAATTGCTCTGAGTTTAAAGCAAAATCAAGCTTGACCTTGAGAACAACAAACCTCAGGTCCATTTTGAGGCTTTTAAGAGCTAACTCATTCCCAAGCTCACTCCTTAGCTCCTGGATGGAATCCGCATTGACAGCCTAAAGGATAAAGATCCAAAAAATATGACATATCAGGATGAAATACCAAACATTCACTTAAAATATTAGCAAAGATTCAAAAGCCACAGATGTATATTCGTCTAGAATATTGAAAGTTAAATTGTTATACAGCATAAATAGATGAAGTTGTTTATTAACCGAAGTTTAAATCACACATACGGCTAAATGCAAATTGTACAACATGCAATTCAGGCCCTAGCATCAGCACAAAAAGCAGAAACATACACTTGTTATTTTGTGAAGTATCAAATTATTGGAACCTGGCACACCATGTTGAAATTAATGAAGAAGTCAACCAATCATGTTAAATCACCGGAAGATTGACTTGCCAACTGAAATTTGGTAACAGAAGGTGAATTTAGTGCAAGGAATGCAGTAAAAAGATCATCAATTTACCAGGCAATTTCCAAAAGCACCACCACCAAGAGTTATTTCATATGACAGCTCGAGAACCTTCTCTATCTTTTTCTGTTTGTCTTCCAAGCTTGACATACCTTGACTTATTACTGAGTCGAGTTCTAATGAGAGCAACTGAAATCATGTCAACCTTAAGAAAAATGGTAAGGGAAAAAAACAAGGAAGACATGCAGAATAGAGTCTCAGTAATTTCTTTTTTGAGTACTAATATGAATAGGAAATTGAAGAATTTTCAACAGTTTTCAGATGCCAATTTGACAAATGGCTGTAATAGTATCAAAATAAATAGAGATCATTCTACTTGAAACATGCACCACTCCAACAATATAGTTCACTCACAAGTTATAAAACTCAAGTAACCATAAAAGGTGGGGGCACCTACGATGGAATATATTCCCTCTGTACTTGGTGAAAGTTGACATAACATTGCTAAGCATGACTCACCATTTGAGAAATAATATGTGGTCAGctagatgaaaaataaaatatcacaaCAAGTCATGATACACTGCAGAAGAGGACAGTGTTGATGCAAAAAGATGAGACAGAAGCAAAGTAAAGCCAAACTCTTGCCCTTTGTGTAATCCAAAGGCATGTAATAACCCCTCAAATCATCAACTTCATTAGTTGTCTTTCAGCAAATGGGGAAAGAAGGCAATAAAATATCATGTAGAACAGAGTGCTAAAAACATATTTCCAAACCATGAGCAATCCTCCGAGTCATTTATTAATATGATGTTCGTGAACTTAGAAATTACTATGCATACAAATACAACACACTTCAATTATTCATGAATCTTGAGTTTGATTAACAGATGCCTGCGTTTCAGGGAGAGATGTTCATATTTCCAGCATATATGTTAATCGTAATTAGTGTTAAAGTTGAATCCAGTTACAGTTTCAATATAATGCTTTTCGACTCTGCTCTCAAAGTTATCCAATAGATGATTTAAAAAGTTCTTCTTTGCTAAAAGACacatatgattcattttggtAAACATTTTAGAAAGTGTATGGAACACAATTTACCTGTTGGAACAATGAGGGATTTAATGTGGCATCAAATTCAAGATTCAAATCCTTCAACCCACTGCTAAATGCTTTACTATTTGGAAGGCGCCACCTCCACAGATCACCATCCTCAATATATTCAAATAGTCTCCTCACTCTCCTGAATTCAGTAACGGCACCATTGGTATGATTGTTGACGTCCCCAGCCAGGAGTTTCTCCTTGAAATAATCATAAGCTATAGTAGCTCCGCTCCTGTCCATGTCTATCACTGTAGTCACATTCCCATTAGTTGATGATGTCCCCGAACCCAACATCTCGAGAGCAGTCTTGTGATGGTCCAGGACTACAACCCTATGTATCACCAATTAAAAAAACAGAATTACCAGAAATGTAGAAACATTGAATATCTCTAAATAGAAAATGCATTATTGGAGTTAATTTTGTTTCCTTTTCTTAAATGATATGGTGGGAATCTAATCATAATCCCACCACGGACTAACTTACTACATTAGCTCAACACCAAAGGTGTACCAAAAAAATTACGAAATTTCAAGAATTGTTCAATTTCACATCTAAAAGCAACAAATGAGCAAAACCCAATGACAAGTTTGTATCTTGATCCACGATTCATATCACAAAAACCAAAATCATCTCCAACACATCAACAATCTACTTGCCTAATGAATAActgcaataaaaataaaaataaaaaaacaaattaaacttGCCTTCCAACTTTACGAGAGAGCTGTTCGACGAAACCTAGCGGCCCCACAAAATCCAGCAGGTAAACAGTATCAGTTTCATTCAAGGGCAAATTCTCAGCTCTGCAATATTACAAACACCTTAAGCGCATGCATTAAACAGACAACTTAATAGGATTGCGTGTGAATTGAAGATATCGGAACCTGATAGGAGAGTAAACGGTGTTGGGGAAGAAGAGAGGAGGAGCGAAGGCCGGAGAATGAGAGAAGTAGAGGTAGGCCGCCAAGGCACCGAAGGCGCCATCGGGGCAGGGGTAGTGATATAGCACCGCCGATTTCTGCACCCCCGTCATTGAAGCGTTTGCTGCCAGATTAAACCCCCGCCATGTACATGTTTGTCTTTTGTTTATAAATTTGCTTcgatgcctttcaactttttttcaGTTGGAGTTTATCTTACTTGAgaatctacttttttttttcagttgaaGTTTAACAACtatctctattttttatttattttttattttttaaactaTAACACTAAAAATAACGTGTCTAACAGCAAATTTAAAATAGTTAAAATGTGAATATGAGGTAAAACTTTGAGATATTATATTAACTTTGTGAATTTTCGTGTGCGTAAAGTATAGAACATAGATGATGATGTTTACAATTTGACCAGATATGTATTTATAGGCTAGAATTATTAAGAATTCCGGTAGGAATAGGAATTTGTCTAGAGCAAAATTAGAACTCTTCGAGTTCATCTCCAACGTTATTGAGCACTTAAATCCTTCACGATAGCTTCAAATCCCGCAAAAtcaggatatat includes these proteins:
- the LOC131019601 gene encoding uncharacterized protein LOC131019601 isoform X2; translated protein: MTGVQKSAVLYHYPCPDGAFGALAAYLYFSHSPAFAPPLFFPNTVYSPIRAENLPLNETDTVYLLDFVGPLGFVEQLSRKVGRVVVLDHHKTALEMLGSGTSSTNGNVTTVIDMDRSGATIAYDYFKEKLLAGDVNNHTNGAVTEFRRVRRLFEYIEDGDLWRWRLPNSKAFSSGLKDLNLEFDATLNPSLFQQLLSLELDSVISQGMSSLEDKQKKIEKVLELSYEITLGGGAFGNCLAVNADSIQELRSELGNELALKSLKMDLRGIGAVVYRVPELENDSLLKISLRSIGDEDTTPISQKYGGGGHRNASSFKIDNAGFQTWKLSVNNSRLSR
- the LOC131019601 gene encoding uncharacterized protein LOC131019601 isoform X3 gives rise to the protein MTGVQKSAVLYHYPCPDGAFGALAAYLYFSHSPAFAPPLFFPNTVYSPIRAENLPLNETDTVYLLDFVGPLGFVEQLSRKVGRVVVLDHHKTALEMLGSGTSSTNGNVTTVIDMDRSGATIAYDYFKEKLLAGDVNNHTNGAVTEFRRVRRLFEYIEDGDLWRWRLPNSKAFSSGLKDLNLEFDATLNPSLFQQAVNADSIQELRSELGNELALKSLKMDLRGIGAVVYRVPELENDSLLKISLRSIGDEDTTPISQKYGGGGHRNASSFKIDNAGFQTWKLSVNNSRLSR
- the LOC131019601 gene encoding uncharacterized protein LOC131019601 isoform X1, which gives rise to MTGVQKSAVLYHYPCPDGAFGALAAYLYFSHSPAFAPPLFFPNTVYSPIRAENLPLNETDTVYLLDFVGPLGFVEQLSRKVGRVVVLDHHKTALEMLGSGTSSTNGNVTTVIDMDRSGATIAYDYFKEKLLAGDVNNHTNGAVTEFRRVRRLFEYIEDGDLWRWRLPNSKAFSSGLKDLNLEFDATLNPSLFQQLLSLELDSVISQGMSSLEDKQKKIEKVLELSYEITLGGGAFGNCLAVNADSIQELRSELGNELALKSLKMDLRFVVLKVKLDFALNSEQFSSFLSFPLSFIFRGIGAVVYRVPELENDSLLKISLRSIGDEDTTPISQVSSVFQTNILGRV